Proteins from one Rosa chinensis cultivar Old Blush chromosome 7, RchiOBHm-V2, whole genome shotgun sequence genomic window:
- the LOC112181002 gene encoding disease resistance protein RLM3 produces MANQRGSSSSSFNYYYNDVFLSFRGDDTRGNFRDHLYDALIQKKIKTFIDDKLRKGEDISGALLKAIETSRISVIIFSTNFASSNWCLDELVTILECRKTNKQKFMSVFYKVDPSEIRKQEGSFDEALAKHEKKFQDNKEKVERWRAVLTEAASLAGWPLKEDGNEMQLIEEIVQDISQANPPPPPPTPPRVKPLAYRKLLITKHTFGQLESICPPGGRDKIVLYTTSLGAVLRTYQACNDVRAALTNLGVMFSELDVSWEHEGYLKELRELMIDKGREATMPPRLFVKGRYVGGSEDVFKLLEEGWFCQVLQHNSSSTSCKDCGETGFQQCSHCKGKGSVICASCRPT; encoded by the exons ATGGCCAATCAGAGaggttcttcctcttcatctttCAACTATTATTATAATGatgtatttttgagttttagagGTGATGATACACGAGGAAATTTCAGAGATCATTTGTACGATGCCTTGATTCAGAAGAAAATTAAGACCTTTATAGATGATAAGCTAAGAAAAGGAGAAGATATATCAGGAGCACTTCTGAAAGCAATAGAAACATCAAGGATTTCTGTCATTATATTCTCCACAAACTTTGCTTCGTCAAATTGGTGCTTGGACGAACTTGTTACAATCCTGGAATgtagaaaaacaaacaaacaaaagtttATGTCTGTTTTTTACAAAGTGGATCCATCGGAAATCAGAAAGCAAGAGGGTAGTTTTGATGAAGCACTTGCTAAGCACGAAAAGAAATTCCAAGATAACAAGGAGAAGGTCGAAAGATGGAGGGCAGTACTTACAGAAGCAGCAAGTTTAGCAGGCTGGCCTTTGAAAGAAGACGG GAACGAGATGCAATTAATCGAAGAGATTGTTCAGGACATATCCCAAGCTAATCCTCCCCCGCCTCCCCCGACTCCGCCACGGGTGAAACCGCTGGCATATAGAAAGCTGTTAATAACCAAGCACACATTTGGTCAGCTCGAGAGTATATGTCCACCGGGTGGAAGAGACAAGATAGTCCTCTATACAACATCGCTGGGAGCGGTGTTGAGGACTTACCAGGCGTGCAATGACGTGCGAGCGGCACTGACAAACCTCGGGGTGATGTTTTCCGAGCTTGACGTTTCATGGGAGCATGAAGGTTACCTCAAAGAGTTGAGGGAGCTGATGATTGACAAAGGAAGAGAAGCTACGATGCCTCCAAGATTGTTTGTCAAGGGAAGATATGTGGGTGGGTCTGAGGACGTGTTTAAGCTTTTAGAGGAGGGCTGGTTTTGCCAGGTTCTTCAACATAATTCGTCGTCGACTTCATGTAAAGATTGTGGAGAAACAGGGTTCCAGCAGTGTTCTCATTGCAAAGGAAAGGGCTCAGTGATTTGCGCGAGCTGTAGACCAACTTGA
- the LOC112179934 gene encoding uncharacterized protein At5g39865, with protein MGCVSSNLFNHDDDFSQLGSSALSHHIVSLTSSTYGLLTLDPPPPPTTPPSRFTLGSIFPSSLSEPRSLWSDPKPLRSDPEVINSWELMAGLDADSFRFSPLPPPKPFSIRTPKTADKENSNPNRSVLVKGPLDRFESICPPGGENKLVLYTTSLRGVRKTFEACNAVRAAVENLGVMVCERDVSMDRGFREELNDLMEGKGRDAAVPPRLFVKGRYVGGSEEVLKIVEEGLLGEILEGLPKKRAGSVCEGCGEAKFLPCFQCNGSSKMVLVVKEEVVVGQRQGGGGTVVVRCPECNENGLVLCPICS; from the coding sequence ATGGGCTGCGTTTCTTCCAATCTATTCAACCACGACGACGACTTCTCCCAGCTCGGCAGCTCCGCCTTGAGCCACCACATCGTCTCCCTCACCTCCTCCACCTACGGCCTCCTCACCCTCGACCCCCCACCCCCTCCCACCACCCCACCTTCTCGATTCACATTGGGTTCCATCTTCCCCAGCTCCCTGTCGGAGCCCAGATCGCTCTGGTCCGACCCGAAGCCCCTCCGGTCCGACCCGGAAGTCATCAACTCATGGGAGCTCATGGCCGGCCTCGACGCCGACAGCTTCCGGTTCTCGCCGCTCCCGCCGCCGAAACCCTTCTCGATTCGGACCCCGAAAACCGCGGATAAAGAGAACTCCAACCCGAACCGGTCTGTTTTAGTCAAAGGCCCGCTCGACCGGTTCGAGAGTATATGCCCGCCGGGGGGAGAGAATAAACTGGTGCTGTATACGACGTCGTTGCGGGGAGTGCGGAAGACTTTCGAGGCGTGCAATGCGGTCCGGGCGGCGGTGGAGAATCTCGGCGTGATGGTCTGCGAGCGTGACGTGTCGATGGATCGCGGATTCCGAGAAGAGCTGAATGACTTGATGGAGGGGAAAGGCAGAGACGCGGCGGTGCCGCCGAGGTTGTTTGTGAAGGGAAGATATGTGGGTGGATCCGAGGAGGTGTTGAAGATTGTGGAGGAGGGGTTGTTGGGGGAGATTCTAGAAGGTCTGCCCAAGAAGCGGGCCGGGTCGGTTTGCGAAGGGTGCGGAGAAGCGAAATTCTTGCCGTGTTTTCAGTGCAATGGGAGTTCAAAGATGGTGCTGGTGGTGAaagaggaggtggtggtgggGCAGAGGCAGGGAGGCGGCGGCACGGTGGTCGTGAGGTGTCCCGAGTGTAATGAGAATGGGTTGGTGCTCTGCCCAATTTGTAGCTGA
- the LOC112180657 gene encoding protein IQ-DOMAIN 1, with translation MGKKSGSTSWLTIVKRVFRSPSKDHDQKSSRRREDHEPEEEEKKREKRRWLFRKPITHVQQCEATKTETTIAVTPVLAADQKHAIAVAVATAAAAEAAVATAQAAVEIVRLTRPNNFVKEHYAATLIQTAFRGYLARRALRALKGLVKLQALVRGHNVRKQAKLTLKCMQALVRVQDQVRNERARLSHEGGRNSMFSETDMSLWECRYLQEIRDRRSISREKVSEGVDQFLLQNRKEASLKREKALAYAFSHQIWRPRRHPSVGDEAELEERTKWLDRWMATKNWENYRASTDKRDSIKTVEMDTSRPYISSQHQKQPNPNAAMASPLHKSHYNNMNISLSHSPATPSPSKPRSLNVRSASPRCSSAAHTPNLGSAYCFRGGMCRYGVGSNGVTNNVIGSVPNYMAATESAKAKARSLSAPRSRPSTPDRDRVGSAKKRLSYPAPESHSLRSPSFKSVQNGYYGRENLSTYTDSLGGEISPCSTTDLRWLQQ, from the exons ATGGGAAAGAAAAGTGGTAGTACTTCATGGTTGACTATAGTCAAAAGAGTCTTCAGGTCTCCGTCCAAGGATCATGACCAAAAGAGCAGCCGAAGAAGAGAAGACCATGAaccagaagaggaagaaaag aagagagagaagagaagatggCTATTCCGAAAGCCTATTACACATGTTCAACAATGTGAAGCAACAAAGACAGAAACAACCATAGCTGTGACTCCTGTTTTGGCTGCTGACCAAAAACATGCAATTGCTGTGGCCGTAGCCACTGCAGCTGCGGCAGAAGCAGCTGTTGCAACTGCCCAAGCGGCAGTAGAAATTGTTCGTCTCACTAGGCCGAACAATTTTGTCAAAGAGCATTATGCTGCTACACTCATTCAAACAGCTTTCAGAGGTTACTTA gcgAGGAGAGCTCTGCGTGCGCTTAAGGGGCTTGTAAAGCTCCAAGCTTTAGTGAGAGGTCACAATGTTCGAAAGCAAGCAAAATTGACACTGAAGTGCATGCAAGCTCTGGTTCGAGTTCAAGATCAGGTTCGGAACGAAAGAGCCAGGCTTTCACATGAAGGAGGCAGAAACTCCATGTTTTCCGAAACAGACATGAGCCTATGGGAGTGCAGATACCTTCAAGAAATTCGCGACAGAAGGTCGATT TCTAGAGAGAAAGTGAGTGAAGGAGTTGACCAATTCTTGTTGCAAAATCGAAAGGAAGCTTCTTTAAAACGTGAAAAAGCACTTGCTTATGCTTTTTCTCACCAG ATATGGAGGCCTAGAAGACACCCATCTGTAGGGGACGAAGCAGAGCTAGAAGAGAGAACAAAATGGCTTGATCGGTGGATGGCTACAAAAAATTGGGAAAATTACAGAGCATCAACCGACAAAAGAGACTCCATAAAAACTGTTGAAATGGACACTTCCAGGCCTTACATTTCATCCCAACACCAAAAACAGCCAAACCCAAATGCTGCAATGGCTTCACCTTTGCACAAATCACATTACAATAACATGAACATCTCTCTCAGCCACTCACCTGCAACACCCTCTCCTTCAAAACCCAGATCGCTAAACGTGCGTTCAGCTAGTCCAAGATGCTCTTCAGCAGCACACACACCAAACTTGGGCTCTGCTTACTGTTTCAGGGGCGGTATGTGTAGATATGGAGTGGGCTCAAATGGGGTTACTAATAATGTCATTGGTTCAGTGCCTAATTACATGGCTGCAACCGAGTCTGCAAAGGCCAAGGCTCGATCTCTAAGTGCACCACGGTCAAGGCCATCGACACCAGATAGAGACCGGGTTGGTTCGGCCAAGAAACGGCTTTCGTACCCGGCCCCTGAGTCACATAGCTTGAGAAGTCCTAGCTTCAAGAGTGTGCAAAATGGGTACTATGGAAGGGAGAACTTGTCTACTTACACTGATAGCCTAGGGGGAGAAATTTCTCCATGTTCAACCACTGACTTAAGGTGGTTACAACAATGA
- the LOC112179825 gene encoding NAC domain-containing protein 43: MSAEDHMNLSINGQSQVPPGFRFHPTEEELLHYYLRKKVAYERIDLDVIREVDLNKLEPWDIQEKCKIGSTPQNDWYFFSHKDKKYPTGTRTNRATAAGFWKATGRDKIIYSGIRRIGLRKTLVFYKGRAPHGQKSDWIMHEYRLDESSSSVETTVSSSIGESMAEDGWVVCRVFKKKNYQKALESPKASFSMDSPNNQMLPGSRNDGVLDQILLYMGRTTCKIENHDSLHERFMHLPRLESQTSLPSLPVQFDHDRSFKACYHDQTIDDMLIETDHHQQQQQQQPSPTNQPNDPVDHPDHDDPKTRIVNDWATLDRLVASQLNGHEDETSKHLSCFGDPNMAFCSSPPSNDEDLQLSYPYLRQGRISQNQSEVFNSENDLWSFTKSSPSPSSSDPLCHLSV, encoded by the exons ATGTCTGCAGAGGATCACATGAATCTATCTATAAATGGTCAGTCTCAGGTCCCTCCAGGCTTTCGGTTCCATCCAACAGAAGAGGAGCTTCTTCACTACTATCTCAGGAAGAAAGTTGCCTATGAGAGGATTGATCTTGACGTCATTCGAGAGGTTGATCTTAACAAGCTCGAGCCATGGGACATTCAAG AGAAGTGCAAGATAGGTTCCACCCCGCAGAACGATTGGTACTTCTTCAGCCACAAGGACAAGAAATACCCAACAGGTACTCGAACAAATCGAGCAACTGCTGCCGGATTTTGGAAGGCCACCGGCCGTGACAAGATCATCTACAGTGGCATTCGAagaatcggattgagaaagACGCTTGTGTTTTACAAGGGACGAGCTCCCCACGGACAAAAGTCAGATTGGATCATGCATGAATACAGACTTGATGAAAGCAGCAGCAGTGTTGAAACCACA GTTTCTAGTTCAATTGGGGAGTCAATGGCCGAAGACGGGTGGGTGGTTTGCAGGGTATTTAAGAAGAAGAACTACCAGAAAGCCTTGGAGAGCCCTAAAGCCTCCTTCTCAATGGACTCGCCAAATAACCAAATGCTACCGGGTTCAAGAAACGACGGCGTTCTCGATCAGATTCTCTTGTACATGGGAAGGACTACTTGCAAGATCGAGAACCATGACTCACTCCATGAAAGGTTCATGCATCTTCCACGGCTCGAGAGCCAAACTTCTCTTCCCTCACTTCCAGTTCAGTTCGATCACGACCGTAGCTTCAAAGCTTGTTATCATGATCAGACCATTGATGATATGCTGATAGAAACTGatcatcatcaacaacaacagcaacaacaaccTTCTCCAACAAACCAACCCAACGACCCGGTTGATCATCCAGATCATGATGACCCCAAAACAAGGATTGTAAATGACTGGGCTACCCTCGATCGGCTCGTTGCCTCTCAGCTCAATGGCCATGAAGACGAGACCTCAAAGCACTTGTCCTGCTTCGGTGACCCTAACATGGCCTTttgttcttctcctccttctaaTGATGAGGACTTACAGTTGTCTTATCCATACCTACGTCAAGGTAGAATATCGCAGAATCAATCCGAAGTCTTTAACAGTGAGAACGATCTGTGGAGCTTCACAAAATCGTCGCCGTCGCCGTCATCATCAGACCCATTATGCCACCTGTCGGTATAA